The Sphingomonas sp. KR3-1 genome contains a region encoding:
- a CDS encoding metalloregulator ArsR/SmtB family transcription factor, which produces METEAALTILSALAHPTRLSTFKLLVRHAPTGLSTGQLVEASGLGQSTFSTHLAVLAKAGLVSSEKQGRQQIQRASIDTLRALMTFLARDCCLGRAELCEPLLADLSCC; this is translated from the coding sequence ATGGAAACCGAAGCCGCGCTCACGATCCTCTCGGCCCTCGCGCACCCGACCCGGCTGTCCACCTTCAAGTTGCTCGTCCGCCACGCGCCGACCGGGCTATCGACTGGGCAGCTCGTCGAAGCGAGCGGCTTGGGCCAAAGCACCTTCTCGACCCATTTGGCGGTCCTCGCCAAGGCGGGGCTGGTATCCTCCGAGAAACAGGGGCGCCAGCAGATCCAGCGCGCCAGCATCGACACGTTGCGCGCGCTGATGACCTTCCTCGCCAGGGATTGCTGCCTTGGCCGCGCGGAGCTGTGCGAGCCACTTCTCGCCGACCTGTCCTGCTGCTGA
- a CDS encoding DUF1254 domain-containing protein, which yields MADMSPPRARAPYRVRQFTPANPALANGGGVPASIASARYVEALARVVYMWGHPLVNTFGRSSTWALMEGHGPGMAMGLFPGAPKNWMGYVDDYLPPSQRHVVTPNNDTIYGACFGDLGAEPVVIQTPDDVPAGHYWTIQIVDAFTTVVHQLGSASGTVPGKYLWVGPDWQGVAPEEFVEVLRSPTNIGVAMARSFAAHTEEGKAAARAVLDQMGAYPLSADAPGRRAFDCKASARNKVYPPGLTAEMLAADPDLLRTRPVRGDSFWDDLEKALDANPRVGPNDAAMAEQARTLLGLRRSDLGWKLLLDRIALAADAELYEGARYDQVGVDAGNGWQRQENGGDWGSDWYGRALAAVIYIYVNDYHEATYLIRGTDAEGALLQGRYRYKVRFEKEQLPPVDAAKGGFWSLTMYDRDYFMTATSPNGRHNIGTVNLDADELEFGADGSLTLVLSHAEPADAEGKANWLPAPDDQFALLLRAYVPGPAILDGSYVLPNVERVR from the coding sequence ATGGCCGACATGTCACCGCCGCGCGCCAGGGCGCCGTATCGCGTGCGCCAGTTCACCCCCGCCAATCCCGCGCTCGCCAATGGCGGCGGGGTGCCCGCGAGCATCGCCAGCGCGCGCTATGTCGAGGCGCTGGCGCGGGTGGTCTATATGTGGGGGCATCCGCTGGTGAACACCTTCGGGCGGAGCAGCACCTGGGCGCTGATGGAAGGGCATGGCCCGGGCATGGCGATGGGGCTGTTCCCCGGCGCGCCCAAGAACTGGATGGGCTATGTCGACGACTATCTGCCGCCGTCGCAGCGGCACGTGGTGACGCCCAACAACGACACGATCTACGGCGCCTGCTTCGGCGACCTGGGCGCGGAGCCGGTGGTGATCCAGACGCCGGACGATGTGCCCGCCGGGCATTACTGGACGATCCAGATCGTCGATGCCTTCACCACGGTGGTGCACCAGCTCGGCTCCGCCTCGGGCACCGTGCCGGGCAAGTATCTGTGGGTCGGGCCGGACTGGCAGGGCGTGGCGCCCGAGGAATTCGTCGAGGTGCTGCGCTCGCCGACCAATATCGGCGTGGCGATGGCGCGCAGCTTCGCGGCGCACACGGAAGAGGGCAAGGCGGCGGCGCGCGCGGTGCTCGACCAGATGGGCGCCTATCCGCTCAGCGCCGACGCCCCGGGGCGGCGCGCGTTCGATTGCAAGGCGAGCGCGCGCAACAAGGTCTATCCGCCGGGACTGACCGCGGAGATGCTGGCGGCGGATCCCGACCTGCTGCGCACCCGGCCGGTGCGCGGCGACAGCTTCTGGGACGACCTCGAAAAGGCGCTCGACGCCAATCCCAGGGTGGGGCCGAACGATGCGGCGATGGCCGAGCAGGCGCGCACGCTGCTCGGGCTGCGCAGGAGCGACCTGGGGTGGAAGCTGCTGCTCGACCGGATCGCGCTCGCCGCCGATGCCGAGCTGTACGAGGGCGCGCGCTACGACCAGGTCGGCGTCGATGCCGGCAATGGCTGGCAGCGGCAGGAGAATGGCGGCGACTGGGGCAGCGACTGGTATGGCAGGGCGCTCGCCGCGGTGATCTACATCTACGTCAACGACTATCACGAGGCGACCTATCTGATCCGCGGCACCGATGCCGAGGGCGCGCTGCTCCAGGGGCGCTATCGCTACAAGGTGCGCTTCGAGAAGGAGCAGCTGCCGCCGGTCGACGCGGCGAAGGGCGGCTTCTGGTCGCTGACGATGTACGACCGCGACTATTTCATGACCGCGACCAGCCCCAATGGCCGCCACAATATCGGCACGGTCAATCTGGACGCGGACGAGCTCGAGTTCGGCGCGGACGGGTCGCTGACGCTGGTGCTGTCGCATGCCGAGCCGGCGGATGCCGAGGGCAAGGCGAACTGGCTGCCGGCGCCCGACGACCAGTTCGCGCTGTTGCTGCGCGCCTATGTGCCGGGGCCGGCGATCCTGGACGGCAGCTATGTGCTGCCCAATGTAGAGCGAGTGCGCTGA
- a CDS encoding aquaporin, translating to MNWRAILSEALGSALLFATVIGSGIMAEALAGGNGAIALLGNTLATGAMLFVLVTLFAPISGAHLNPAVTLVLCLRGHVGRRSAAAYAVAQLAGGALGVWVAHLMFALPVFQLSERIRSGPGQWIGEAVATFGLILTILGTMRSRPDSVPASVALYITAAYWFTSSTSFANPAITVARALSDSFAGIAPSCVPAFVAAQLAGAIAAHFVAQVLFVGTSRKTA from the coding sequence GTGAACTGGCGGGCAATCCTCTCCGAAGCGCTGGGCAGCGCCCTGCTCTTCGCCACCGTGATCGGCTCCGGCATCATGGCCGAGGCGCTCGCCGGAGGAAATGGGGCGATCGCGCTGCTGGGCAACACGCTGGCGACCGGGGCGATGCTCTTCGTCCTCGTCACACTCTTCGCTCCGATATCGGGCGCGCACCTCAATCCCGCCGTTACGCTAGTCCTGTGCCTTCGCGGGCATGTCGGGCGCCGAAGCGCCGCCGCCTATGCCGTGGCGCAGCTGGCGGGCGGCGCGCTCGGCGTCTGGGTTGCGCACCTGATGTTCGCCCTGCCCGTCTTCCAGCTCTCGGAGCGGATACGCAGCGGCCCGGGCCAATGGATCGGGGAAGCGGTTGCCACCTTCGGGCTGATATTGACGATTCTGGGCACGATGCGGAGCAGGCCCGACAGCGTTCCCGCCAGCGTCGCGCTCTACATCACCGCCGCCTACTGGTTCACGTCATCGACCAGCTTCGCCAATCCGGCGATCACCGTTGCAAGGGCGCTGAGCGACAGCTTTGCCGGCATCGCGCCTTCCTGCGTGCCCGCATTCGTCGCGGCGCAGCTGGCAGGCGCGATAGCCGCCCACTTCGTCGCCCAAGTCCTGTTCGTCGGGACCTCGAGAAAAACCGCATGA
- the arsC gene encoding arsenate reductase (glutaredoxin) (This arsenate reductase requires both glutathione and glutaredoxin to convert arsenate to arsenite, after which the efflux transporter formed by ArsA and ArsB can extrude the arsenite from the cell, providing resistance.), producing the protein MTDIVIYHNPACATSRNALALIRNSGVEPHVIEYLKTPPARALLARMIERAGIAPRDLLREKGTPYAELGLADASLSDDALLDAMIAHPILINRPLVVTPLGVRLCRPSETVLDILPDLQRGAFAKEDGEQIIDATGSRLPA; encoded by the coding sequence GTGACCGACATCGTCATCTATCACAACCCTGCCTGCGCCACCTCGCGCAACGCATTGGCGCTGATCCGCAACTCCGGCGTCGAGCCGCACGTCATCGAGTATCTGAAGACGCCGCCCGCCCGCGCGCTGCTCGCCCGGATGATCGAACGCGCCGGCATCGCGCCGCGCGACCTGCTGCGCGAGAAAGGCACGCCCTATGCCGAGCTCGGTCTGGCCGACGCATCGCTTTCCGACGACGCGCTGCTTGATGCGATGATCGCGCATCCGATCCTCATCAATCGGCCGCTGGTGGTTACGCCGCTCGGCGTAAGGCTCTGCCGGCCGTCGGAAACCGTGCTCGATATTCTGCCCGACCTCCAGCGCGGCGCCTTTGCCAAGGAGGATGGCGAGCAGATCATCGACGCGACCGGAAGCCGCCTTCCCGCGTGA
- a CDS encoding acyl carrier protein codes for MQPDGSLQVEDTVRGVLRDVLGLSAERVADFRADTPLFGALPELDSLAVAGVLTELEDRLGILIEDDEVDGEMLESFGALTRFAAAKALG; via the coding sequence TTGCAGCCCGATGGGTCGCTCCAAGTCGAAGATACCGTGCGCGGCGTGCTCCGCGATGTGCTGGGGCTAAGTGCCGAGCGCGTCGCCGATTTCCGGGCCGACACTCCCCTGTTCGGCGCCCTGCCCGAGCTCGATTCGCTGGCCGTCGCCGGCGTCCTCACCGAGCTCGAGGACCGGCTCGGCATCCTGATCGAGGACGACGAGGTGGACGGCGAGATGCTCGAGAGCTTCGGCGCCCTCACCCGCTTCGCCGCGGCCAAGGCACTCGGGTGA
- the arsH gene encoding arsenical resistance protein ArsH, with protein sequence MSRLRPLSHPDYLPALDRRYLIERPGMLLGPDQPPPRILLLYGSLRERSFSRFAVEEAARLLRLFGAETRIFDPSDLPLPDQVAGDDHPAVQELRALSIWSEGQVWCSPERHGAITGIMKTQIDHLPLEMQGVRPTQGRTLAVMQVSGGSQSFNAVNTLRLLGRWMRMLTIPNQSSVAMAYKEFDETGRMRPSPYYDRIVDVMEELVRMTILTRPHVPQLVDRYSERKAAGVGVDPAGARAKAALADRD encoded by the coding sequence ATGAGCCGCCTGCGTCCGCTGTCCCACCCCGATTATCTTCCCGCATTGGATCGCCGCTACCTGATCGAGCGCCCGGGCATGCTGCTCGGCCCAGATCAGCCGCCGCCGCGCATCCTCCTGCTCTACGGCTCGCTGCGCGAACGCTCCTTCTCGCGCTTCGCCGTCGAGGAAGCGGCGCGGCTGCTCCGCCTCTTCGGCGCGGAAACGCGCATCTTCGATCCGTCCGACCTTCCGCTTCCGGATCAGGTGGCCGGCGACGACCATCCCGCCGTCCAAGAGCTGCGCGCGCTGTCGATTTGGTCCGAAGGGCAGGTCTGGTGCAGCCCGGAACGCCATGGCGCGATCACGGGGATCATGAAGACGCAGATCGATCACTTGCCGCTGGAGATGCAGGGCGTGCGTCCCACCCAGGGCCGGACGCTGGCCGTCATGCAGGTCTCGGGCGGCTCGCAATCGTTCAACGCGGTCAACACGCTCCGCCTGCTCGGGCGCTGGATGCGGATGCTCACCATTCCCAACCAGTCGTCGGTCGCGATGGCGTACAAGGAGTTCGACGAGACGGGGCGGATGCGGCCCTCTCCCTATTATGATCGGATCGTCGATGTCATGGAGGAGCTGGTGCGGATGACGATCCTGACCCGTCCTCATGTTCCCCAGCTGGTGGACCGCTATTCCGAGCGAAAGGCGGCCGGGGTGGGAGTCGATCCGGCCGGCGCTCGCGCGAAGGCCGCGCTGGCGGACCGCGACTGA
- a CDS encoding acyl-CoA ligase (AMP-forming), exosortase A system-associated — protein MIELDPVPRPLDSLPSRGAPDAVALEDKAGTLSYGELEAAVGEMAAALQDLGLHPGDRVATWLPKTRTACLMPLAAVRAGLVHVPINPVLKRAQVAHILADSGARALVSQQARTSVLEAGDVGADCRVLSEAELSCERTLPVSDVDTDTLAAILYTSGSTGRPKGVMLSHANLWLGAISVAHYLKVESEDCVLGVLPLSFDYGQNQLFSTWAAGARVVPLDYLTARDVIKAVERFGITSLAGVPPLWVQLLEADWPVEAASKLRRLTNSGGALTPKMVRDLRTRFPQADLYPMYGLTEAFRSTYLDPTLVDANPDSIGAAVPFAEILVVGPDGAAASQGELVHAGPLVAQGYWRDAERTAQRFRPAPAFARSGGMAVWSGDTVRLDADGLLRFVGRDDEMIKSAGNRISPTEIEEAVLAGGETGEAAAFGIPDERLGQAIVVVVRGDGSREAELRERLRRDLPSFMQPARYDWRAELPRNANGKLDRTALKGSL, from the coding sequence GTGATCGAACTCGACCCCGTTCCCCGACCCCTCGACAGCCTGCCTTCCCGGGGGGCGCCCGATGCGGTGGCGCTCGAGGACAAGGCCGGAACCCTCAGCTATGGTGAGCTGGAAGCCGCCGTTGGGGAGATGGCGGCCGCCCTGCAGGACCTCGGGCTGCACCCGGGCGACCGGGTGGCGACCTGGCTGCCCAAGACCCGTACCGCCTGCCTGATGCCGCTCGCCGCGGTGCGGGCGGGGCTGGTGCATGTGCCGATCAACCCGGTGCTCAAGCGGGCGCAGGTGGCGCATATCCTGGCCGACTCCGGGGCGCGGGCGCTGGTTTCCCAACAAGCGCGCACTTCGGTCCTCGAAGCAGGCGATGTTGGCGCGGACTGCCGGGTGTTGAGCGAAGCCGAGCTCTCGTGCGAGCGGACACTTCCGGTCTCTGATGTTGATACGGACACGCTCGCGGCGATTCTCTACACCTCGGGATCGACCGGCCGGCCCAAGGGTGTGATGCTGAGCCACGCCAATTTATGGCTGGGTGCCATCAGCGTGGCGCACTATCTTAAGGTCGAATCTGAAGATTGCGTGCTCGGCGTGCTGCCGCTCAGCTTCGATTACGGACAGAACCAGCTCTTCTCGACCTGGGCCGCAGGCGCCCGCGTCGTGCCGCTCGACTATCTGACCGCGCGCGACGTCATCAAGGCGGTCGAGCGGTTCGGCATCACCAGCCTGGCCGGGGTGCCGCCGCTCTGGGTGCAACTGCTCGAAGCGGACTGGCCGGTTGAGGCTGCATCGAAGCTTCGCCGCCTAACCAATTCAGGTGGCGCGCTTACCCCGAAAATGGTGCGCGACCTGCGCACGCGCTTTCCCCAAGCCGATCTCTACCCGATGTACGGGCTGACCGAGGCGTTTCGTTCGACCTATCTCGATCCAACGCTGGTCGACGCCAACCCCGATTCGATCGGAGCGGCCGTACCGTTCGCGGAAATTCTCGTGGTCGGTCCCGACGGAGCGGCCGCCTCTCAGGGAGAACTGGTCCATGCGGGCCCTCTGGTCGCCCAGGGCTATTGGCGCGACGCGGAACGGACGGCGCAGCGCTTCCGCCCTGCGCCTGCCTTCGCAAGGAGCGGCGGCATGGCCGTATGGTCGGGCGACACGGTGCGGCTTGATGCGGACGGGCTGCTCCGCTTCGTCGGGCGCGACGACGAGATGATCAAGTCCGCCGGCAACCGGATCAGCCCGACCGAGATCGAGGAAGCGGTGCTGGCGGGCGGCGAGACCGGCGAGGCGGCGGCGTTCGGGATTCCGGACGAGCGGCTCGGCCAGGCGATCGTCGTGGTCGTGCGCGGCGACGGCAGCCGCGAGGCCGAGCTGCGCGAGCGCCTGCGGCGGGATTTGCCGAGCTTCATGCAACCGGCACGCTATGACTGGCGGGCGGAACTGCCGCGCAACGCCAACGGCAAGCTGGACCGGACGGCGTTGAAGGGGAGCCTATGA
- a CDS encoding hydrolase 1, exosortase A system-associated, with the protein MRKLIEIACAGETLVGTLDDAAGTTGLLIVSGGNEIRIGAHRGMALLAEGVARADIPVLRFDRRGIGDSTGENRGFEASAADIAAAATAFRETGVERVIAYGNCDAATALAFFHAQAGIDALVLANPWTVEATDELPPAAAIRAHYAGKLRDPKEWLRLASGGVNIAKLARGLRKASQKPPETATSLPARLAAALAQAQVPVTILLAQGDSTAIAFADAFKGEAFDAARAKVRIETLDSASHSFAGAADKAWLLETVLKTLR; encoded by the coding sequence ATGCGAAAGCTGATCGAAATCGCCTGCGCCGGCGAGACGCTGGTCGGCACGCTCGACGATGCCGCGGGGACCACCGGGCTGCTGATCGTCTCGGGCGGCAACGAGATCCGCATCGGCGCGCACCGCGGCATGGCGCTGCTCGCCGAAGGCGTCGCCCGCGCCGACATCCCGGTCCTCCGCTTCGACCGTCGCGGGATCGGCGATTCGACTGGGGAGAATCGCGGGTTCGAGGCGAGTGCCGCCGATATCGCCGCGGCTGCCACGGCGTTCCGCGAGACCGGGGTCGAGCGAGTCATCGCCTATGGCAATTGCGACGCCGCCACCGCTCTCGCCTTCTTCCACGCCCAAGCGGGGATCGACGCGCTGGTCCTCGCCAACCCCTGGACGGTCGAGGCCACCGACGAACTGCCCCCCGCCGCGGCGATCCGGGCGCATTATGCGGGCAAGCTGCGCGACCCGAAGGAGTGGCTGCGGCTCGCAAGCGGCGGCGTGAACATCGCCAAGCTCGCCAGGGGGTTGCGCAAGGCCTCGCAGAAGCCGCCCGAGACCGCCACCAGCCTGCCGGCCCGCCTCGCCGCGGCGCTCGCCCAGGCACAGGTACCGGTGACGATCCTGCTCGCGCAGGGCGACAGCACCGCGATCGCCTTTGCCGATGCCTTCAAGGGCGAAGCGTTCGACGCCGCACGCGCCAAGGTGCGCATCGAGACGCTCGACAGCGCCAGCCACAGCTTTGCCGGCGCCGCCGACAAGGCCTGGCTGCTGGAGACGGTGCTGAAAACGCTGCGCTGA
- a CDS encoding pyridoxal-dependent decarboxylase, exosortase A system-associated, protein MTAKPFGPIPPEFAALSELPWLDVHTPAYVYDFAVVAARVALLRAALPARIGVHYAIKANPFPPLLERIAPLVDGMDVASAGEMGHALDVMTASHVSFAGPGKRDTELEATIRAGVTLNLESIAEGQRALAIGKALGVTPRLAVRVNPDFELRGSGMKMGGRASPFGIERAHVPELVKHLIGEGAEWRGLHIFAGSQSLDTEAIIATQAATVELAAQLAEECGAVPPLVNLGGGFGIPYFPGDTPVDVGAIGAALAGAIGKLDTAYAVELGRWLVGEAGVYLARVVDRKESQGETFLIVEGGLNHHLAATGNFGTVVRRNYPVAVAHRMQDPAEEVVTIVGPLCTPLDRLADRVALPRAEVGDMIAVFASGAYGATASPSAFLGHPAAGEVVV, encoded by the coding sequence ATCACCGCCAAGCCGTTCGGCCCGATCCCGCCCGAGTTTGCGGCGCTCAGCGAACTTCCGTGGCTGGACGTCCACACCCCCGCCTATGTCTATGACTTCGCGGTGGTGGCGGCGCGCGTCGCGCTGCTGCGCGCGGCGCTGCCTGCGAGGATCGGCGTCCATTATGCGATCAAGGCCAACCCGTTCCCCCCGCTGCTCGAGCGGATCGCGCCGCTGGTCGATGGAATGGACGTCGCTTCGGCTGGCGAGATGGGCCACGCGCTCGACGTCATGACGGCGAGCCACGTCAGCTTCGCCGGGCCGGGCAAGCGCGACACGGAGCTCGAGGCGACGATCCGCGCCGGCGTGACGCTCAACCTCGAATCGATCGCCGAGGGGCAGCGCGCGCTGGCGATCGGAAAGGCGCTCGGCGTGACCCCGCGGCTGGCGGTGCGGGTGAACCCCGATTTCGAGCTGCGCGGATCGGGCATGAAGATGGGCGGCCGCGCCTCGCCCTTCGGCATCGAGCGCGCGCATGTGCCCGAGCTGGTCAAGCACCTCATCGGCGAGGGCGCGGAATGGCGCGGGCTGCACATCTTCGCCGGCTCGCAATCGCTCGACACCGAGGCGATCATCGCCACCCAGGCGGCGACGGTGGAGCTCGCCGCGCAGCTGGCCGAGGAATGCGGCGCCGTGCCGCCGCTGGTCAACCTCGGCGGCGGCTTCGGCATCCCTTATTTCCCGGGCGACACGCCGGTGGACGTCGGCGCGATCGGCGCGGCGCTGGCCGGAGCGATCGGCAAGCTCGACACCGCATATGCGGTCGAGCTCGGCCGCTGGCTGGTCGGCGAGGCGGGCGTCTATCTCGCCCGCGTGGTCGACCGCAAGGAGAGCCAGGGCGAGACCTTCCTGATCGTCGAGGGCGGGCTCAACCACCACCTCGCCGCGACCGGCAATTTCGGCACGGTGGTGCGGCGCAACTATCCGGTCGCGGTCGCACACCGGATGCAGGACCCGGCCGAGGAAGTGGTGACGATCGTCGGCCCGCTCTGCACCCCGCTCGACCGCCTTGCCGACCGCGTCGCGCTGCCCCGCGCCGAGGTGGGGGACATGATCGCGGTCTTCGCCTCCGGCGCCTATGGCGCGACGGCCAGCCCGAGCGCGTTCCTGGGGCATCCGGCGGCGGGGGAAGTGGTGGTTTGA